In a genomic window of Bradyrhizobium sp. LLZ17:
- a CDS encoding aldo/keto reductase gives MQYRQLGRSGLKVSPICLGTMMFGGPTDEATSQRIIAKAHQAGINFIDTADAYSKGGAEEVVGRAIADNRHAWVLATKLANPMNTANDPNRAGLSRRWVLQAVEESLKRLGTDHIDIYYLHKEDHTTPLEETVRAMGDLIRAGKIRYFGVSNYRAWRVAEICNICDRLGIDRPVASQPYYNAMNRMPEVEHFPACGYYGLGVVAYSPLARGVLTGKYRPDAAPDRDTRAGRNDTRMMQTEWRPESLELAQEIKTHAENKGITAGQFAVSWVLNSAFVSSVIAGPRTDEQWHDYIRALDYRFTADDEALIDRLVTPGHPSTPGYNDPAYPIEGRRARTA, from the coding sequence ATGCAATACCGCCAGCTCGGCCGTAGCGGCCTGAAGGTGTCGCCGATTTGTTTGGGCACCATGATGTTCGGCGGGCCGACGGATGAGGCCACCTCGCAGCGCATCATCGCGAAAGCGCATCAGGCCGGCATCAACTTCATCGATACCGCCGACGCCTATTCGAAGGGCGGCGCCGAGGAGGTCGTCGGCCGCGCCATCGCCGACAACCGTCACGCCTGGGTGCTCGCGACAAAGCTCGCCAATCCCATGAACACGGCCAACGATCCCAATCGTGCCGGGCTGTCGCGGCGCTGGGTGTTGCAGGCGGTCGAGGAGAGCCTGAAGCGGCTCGGCACCGATCACATCGACATCTACTACCTGCACAAGGAAGACCATACGACTCCGCTGGAGGAAACCGTGCGCGCGATGGGGGATTTGATCCGCGCCGGCAAGATCCGTTATTTCGGCGTCTCGAATTATCGCGCCTGGCGCGTCGCCGAGATCTGCAACATCTGCGACCGGCTCGGCATCGACCGGCCCGTGGCGAGCCAGCCCTATTACAACGCGATGAACCGGATGCCCGAGGTCGAGCATTTTCCGGCCTGCGGCTATTACGGTCTCGGCGTCGTCGCCTACAGCCCGCTGGCGCGCGGCGTGCTCACCGGCAAATATCGCCCCGACGCAGCCCCGGACAGGGACACGCGCGCGGGCCGCAACGACACCCGCATGATGCAGACCGAATGGCGGCCGGAATCGCTGGAGCTCGCGCAGGAGATCAAGACCCACGCCGAGAACAAAGGCATCACCGCCGGCCAGTTCGCGGTATCCTGGGTGCTCAATTCGGCCTTCGTCTCGTCGGTCATTGCCGGCCCTCGCACCGACGAGCAATGGCACGATTACATCCGCGCGCTCGATTATCGCTTCACCGCCGATGACGAGGCGCTGATCGACCGCCTGGTGACGCCCGGCCATCCGTCGACGCCGGGCTACAACGATCCGGCCTATCCGATCGAGGGCCGCCGCGCGCGGACGGCGTGA
- a CDS encoding DUF3088 domain-containing protein, producing the protein MNRDLLFLLRPDFEDPAFPGRRFYCWHCALIEGVLASFPALADQLDVARIGWPRPRQAVVALVGEENQSLPLLVLADGATSPHQTGSYHGRAFIADKDGILAALSERHGFPDPHP; encoded by the coding sequence ATGAACCGTGACCTCTTGTTTCTGCTTCGCCCTGATTTCGAAGATCCGGCGTTTCCTGGCCGGCGCTTCTATTGCTGGCATTGTGCGCTGATCGAAGGCGTGCTCGCCTCGTTTCCGGCGCTGGCGGACCAACTCGACGTCGCGCGCATCGGCTGGCCGCGGCCGCGACAGGCCGTGGTCGCGCTCGTCGGCGAGGAGAACCAGTCGCTGCCGCTGCTGGTGCTGGCGGATGGAGCGACATCGCCGCACCAGACCGGCAGCTATCATGGTCGCGCTTTCATCGCCGACAAGGACGGCATCCTCGCCGCGCTGTCCGAGCGCCACGGCTTTCCCGATCCGCATCCGTGA
- a CDS encoding tetratricopeptide repeat protein, which produces MASEDRCGLPLSTSSDEAASAYREGVDLMLAGWTGPAEAMERAIAADPDLALAHIARARLHSFYQQGDLARAKAAVARELVARRGDARERSHVETLALAIEGRLPEALAATLKHIDAWPRDTIVLSLPLGAFGLFAFSGMADHDQARQDLCERAAQHYGEDWWFLTLYGWAMTENGNVARGRAVTERGFSLRRQNAHAAHAVLHAMFEDGSIDEADRFVDEWIPGYDRAGILHGHIRWHQALGALEHGDAARALAIYADVLQPSATQAPPLNAITDGASLLWRLSAYGHTVPKTLWVEGDVAAQQLFPRSSLPFADVHMALFAAATQNREALAARLAVIEQRLAQGKLRAGPVVPAICRALAAFADEDYAACVHSLAPLLTDVVRIGGSHAQRELIEDTFIVALMRSGELPRARGMLDARLHRRPSLRDTRWRARTG; this is translated from the coding sequence ATGGCATCTGAAGACCGCTGCGGGCTGCCGCTGTCCACCAGCTCGGACGAAGCAGCAAGCGCCTATCGCGAAGGCGTCGACCTCATGCTCGCGGGCTGGACGGGCCCGGCGGAGGCAATGGAGCGCGCCATCGCGGCCGATCCGGATCTTGCGCTGGCCCATATCGCGCGGGCACGGCTGCATTCGTTCTACCAGCAGGGCGATCTTGCACGCGCCAAGGCGGCCGTGGCGCGGGAGCTCGTGGCCAGGCGCGGCGATGCGCGTGAGCGCTCGCATGTCGAGACGCTGGCGCTCGCCATCGAGGGACGGCTGCCCGAGGCACTGGCAGCGACGCTGAAGCATATCGACGCGTGGCCGCGCGATACGATCGTGCTGTCGCTGCCGCTCGGCGCATTCGGCCTGTTCGCCTTCTCCGGCATGGCCGATCATGATCAGGCGCGGCAGGATTTGTGCGAGCGCGCCGCGCAGCATTATGGCGAGGACTGGTGGTTCCTCACGCTCTACGGCTGGGCGATGACGGAGAACGGCAATGTCGCACGCGGCCGCGCCGTCACCGAGCGCGGCTTCAGCCTGCGACGCCAGAATGCTCATGCTGCGCACGCCGTGCTGCACGCGATGTTCGAGGACGGTTCGATCGACGAGGCCGATCGCTTCGTTGACGAATGGATTCCTGGTTACGACCGCGCCGGCATTCTGCATGGCCATATTCGCTGGCACCAGGCGCTGGGCGCGCTCGAGCATGGCGATGCGGCACGGGCGCTTGCGATCTATGCCGACGTGCTCCAGCCCTCAGCAACGCAGGCGCCTCCCCTCAACGCCATCACCGACGGCGCCTCGCTGCTCTGGCGTCTGTCGGCTTACGGCCACACCGTACCAAAGACGCTCTGGGTCGAGGGCGACGTCGCCGCGCAACAACTGTTTCCGAGGTCGAGCCTGCCTTTTGCCGACGTCCACATGGCCTTGTTTGCCGCAGCGACGCAAAATCGCGAAGCTCTCGCGGCGCGGCTTGCCGTGATCGAGCAGCGGCTCGCCCAGGGCAAGCTCCGCGCCGGCCCCGTGGTGCCGGCGATCTGTCGCGCGCTCGCGGCGTTTGCGGACGAGGATTATGCCGCTTGCGTGCACTCGCTCGCACCTCTTTTGACTGACGTCGTGCGCATCGGCGGCAGCCATGCCCAGCGCGAGCTGATCGAGGACACTTTCATCGTCGCACTGATGCGCAGCGGCGAACTGCCGCGCGCCCGCGGCATGCTCGACGCCCGCCTGCACCGCCGTCCTTCCTTGCGCGATACGCGCTGGCGGGCGAGGACGGGTTAA
- a CDS encoding cysteine hydrolase family protein: MPHSLPALIVVDVQRAFDEWEAAGERRNNPDAVAHIAELLKAFRASDAPIFHIRHEGTKPTSSFRPESSGYAVKDEAREQASEPVIVKRVNSAFIGTDLESRLRASNIGTLVICGATTNHCVETTTRMAGNLGFDARLVRDATWTFDRIGPDGDAHSAEAIHAMTLSDLNGEFARIVTTNDVIASLAALRQ; encoded by the coding sequence ATGCCGCACTCCCTCCCCGCTCTCATCGTGGTCGACGTCCAGCGCGCGTTCGACGAATGGGAGGCGGCGGGAGAACGGCGCAACAATCCGGACGCGGTGGCGCACATCGCCGAGCTGTTGAAGGCATTCAGGGCGAGTGACGCGCCGATCTTCCACATCCGCCATGAGGGCACCAAGCCGACTTCGTCGTTCCGTCCCGAAAGCTCCGGCTACGCCGTCAAGGACGAAGCGCGCGAACAGGCGAGCGAGCCGGTGATCGTGAAGCGCGTCAACAGCGCCTTCATCGGCACCGACCTCGAAAGCCGCCTGCGCGCAAGCAACATCGGCACGCTGGTCATCTGCGGCGCCACCACCAATCATTGCGTGGAGACGACGACGCGGATGGCCGGCAATCTCGGCTTCGACGCCCGCCTCGTGCGCGACGCGACCTGGACGTTCGATCGCATCGGGCCTGACGGCGACGCGCATTCGGCCGAGGCGATCCACGCGATGACGCTGTCAGATCTCAACGGCGAATTCGCCCGCATTGTGACCACGAACGACGTGATCGCCTCGCTCGCAGCACTGCGACAATAA
- a CDS encoding tetratricopeptide repeat protein — MCGKRSSAQIFKISLHALLFGAAMSLALAAPASAAADCVLGSKATPAELIPTCSAIIDQAANPASDRAAALLVRADANARTSGGLTAALRDIDRAIALDGKNARAWRLRGDLLREAGGDLNRAAADLSKAIELDPQDAEAYELRGVAYTNQRRLDRALADYDQAIKLKPDDAQAWSDRGATYYLGGDNEKAISDLSEALRLDPNRPRSYTNRGAAYKKLGQLDKSVADDSEAIGLDPKVPEYYDNRGLSLAAMGKYDEAIADFDQALRLAPRPNFFTNRGDSYQFKGEFGAALSDYESALKIDPNFAQTYNNRAVLYKKMGDRKKALADYETALKLDPGNDNAAGGRRTMIAEIAKFGAEPPRPLAANSGSGPSFGCADAKREVEKVICADPQLSVLDRQIAETYERMLKSASGRSAGDLRKAQRDFLVTRDASFRRPGYDLKKIMQQRLQRLNAMAS; from the coding sequence ATGTGCGGCAAGCGTTCTTCCGCGCAAATTTTCAAAATTTCGCTACACGCCTTGCTTTTCGGCGCGGCGATGAGCCTCGCTCTCGCGGCCCCGGCCTCGGCGGCCGCCGATTGCGTGCTCGGCAGCAAGGCCACGCCTGCCGAATTGATCCCGACGTGCAGCGCGATCATCGATCAGGCCGCCAATCCGGCCTCCGACCGCGCCGCGGCACTGCTGGTTCGCGCTGACGCCAATGCGCGGACCTCGGGCGGTCTCACGGCCGCGCTGCGGGATATCGACCGCGCCATCGCGCTCGACGGCAAGAATGCCCGCGCCTGGCGCCTGCGCGGCGATCTGCTGCGCGAGGCCGGCGGCGATCTCAACCGCGCTGCGGCTGACCTCAGCAAGGCGATCGAACTCGATCCGCAGGATGCGGAAGCCTATGAGCTGCGCGGCGTGGCCTATACCAATCAGCGCCGGCTCGACCGCGCCCTCGCCGATTACGACCAGGCGATCAAGCTGAAGCCCGACGATGCGCAGGCCTGGTCCGATCGCGGCGCGACCTACTATCTCGGCGGCGACAACGAGAAAGCGATCAGCGATCTCAGCGAAGCGCTGCGGCTCGATCCGAACCGGCCGCGCAGCTACACCAATCGCGGCGCGGCCTACAAGAAGCTCGGCCAGCTCGACAAGTCGGTCGCCGACGACAGCGAGGCGATCGGGCTCGATCCGAAGGTTCCGGAGTATTACGACAATCGCGGCCTGTCGCTGGCCGCGATGGGCAAGTACGACGAGGCGATCGCCGATTTCGATCAGGCGCTGCGGCTGGCGCCACGGCCGAATTTCTTCACCAACCGCGGCGATTCCTACCAGTTCAAGGGCGAATTTGGCGCGGCGCTGAGCGATTATGAATCGGCGCTCAAGATCGACCCGAATTTCGCGCAGACCTACAACAACCGCGCCGTGCTCTACAAGAAGATGGGCGACCGCAAGAAGGCGCTGGCTGACTACGAGACGGCGCTCAAGCTAGATCCCGGCAACGACAACGCCGCCGGCGGCCGCCGCACCATGATCGCGGAGATCGCAAAGTTCGGCGCCGAGCCGCCGCGCCCGCTGGCGGCGAATTCCGGCAGCGGTCCGTCGTTCGGTTGTGCCGATGCGAAGCGCGAGGTCGAGAAGGTGATCTGCGCCGATCCGCAGCTGAGCGTGCTCGACCGCCAGATCGCCGAGACCTACGAGCGCATGCTGAAATCGGCAAGCGGGCGCTCGGCGGGTGACCTGCGCAAGGCCCAGCGCGATTTCCTCGTCACCCGCGATGCCAGCTTCCGCCGCCCCGGCTACGATTTGAAGAAGATCATGCAGCAGAGGCTGCAGCGGTTGAATGCGATGGCGAGTTAG
- a CDS encoding PaaI family thioesterase — MIDKTAAKLKSDGWTILETTGFMHLVGPLWERKIDGQHEFALATEDKHHNRRGMVQGGVMMTFADRTCGMTARYVSGKEFMATVQLDTHFVEAGQIGDLLISRPRVVRATRSLIFMSTEVTVDNRCVVMANGVFKILKGPG, encoded by the coding sequence ATGATCGACAAGACCGCCGCAAAGCTCAAATCGGACGGCTGGACCATCCTCGAGACCACCGGCTTCATGCACCTGGTCGGGCCGCTCTGGGAGCGCAAGATCGACGGCCAGCACGAATTCGCGCTTGCGACCGAGGACAAGCACCACAACCGTCGCGGCATGGTCCAGGGCGGCGTGATGATGACATTTGCCGACCGCACCTGCGGCATGACCGCGCGCTACGTCTCCGGCAAGGAATTCATGGCCACGGTGCAGCTCGACACCCATTTCGTCGAGGCCGGCCAGATCGGCGACCTCCTGATCTCCCGCCCCCGCGTGGTGCGCGCGACCCGCAGCCTGATTTTCATGAGCACCGAAGTGACGGTGGACAATCGCTGCGTGGTCATGGCCAACGGCGTGTTCAAGATTTTGAAGGGGCCGGGGTAG
- a CDS encoding IS4 family transposase, translating to MRCVNSIFGELLKPIDRRQFRGIVEKHDGAYDKSFKSWDHLVTLVGAQLGQTMSLRAVEGAFNANSHQHYHLDVGRIARSTLSDANARRPVGVFAETFAMLAEKADRHTRVEGAEMVRLIDSSPVPLGKMCKWAEWNGRIRGMKMHTVYEPDGKCPRCVEITPATVNDVEIGRQTGLEAGVTYVFDKGYYHFGWWKKINDTGAFFVTRTKVSTRLRKTKSRYVRKTLGDGFKIIDDANVVLASRGDSILPIPLRRIKVRRDKGGMITLITNDLQRTAIEIAALYKSRWQIELLFRWIKQHLNLRKFMAKNDNAIRLQILAAMIAYLLLRLARRLNSLRMLDLRFAELVCQRLFMRSPIAKIDRPPPVNPSKPKPRFSSDQLGFCYE from the coding sequence ATGCGCTGCGTAAATAGCATCTTTGGGGAGCTCCTCAAACCGATCGATCGGCGGCAATTTCGCGGGATTGTGGAGAAGCACGACGGCGCCTACGACAAGTCCTTCAAAAGCTGGGATCATTTGGTGACGCTCGTCGGAGCCCAGCTGGGCCAGACGATGAGTCTGCGCGCGGTCGAAGGCGCCTTCAATGCCAACTCCCATCAGCATTATCATCTGGACGTAGGCAGGATTGCTCGCTCGACGCTTTCGGATGCGAATGCGCGGCGCCCGGTTGGCGTTTTTGCCGAGACCTTCGCCATGCTGGCGGAGAAGGCTGATCGACATACGCGGGTGGAGGGAGCCGAGATGGTTCGGCTGATCGACTCGAGCCCGGTTCCGTTGGGCAAGATGTGCAAATGGGCCGAATGGAATGGTCGTATCCGCGGCATGAAGATGCACACGGTCTACGAACCGGACGGCAAGTGTCCCCGCTGCGTCGAGATTACGCCGGCGACTGTCAATGACGTCGAGATCGGCCGCCAAACCGGCCTCGAAGCCGGCGTGACTTACGTGTTCGACAAGGGTTACTACCATTTCGGCTGGTGGAAGAAGATCAATGATACCGGGGCTTTCTTTGTCACGCGCACCAAGGTGAGCACGCGCTTGCGCAAGACGAAGTCCCGGTATGTTCGCAAGACCCTCGGCGACGGTTTCAAAATCATCGACGATGCCAACGTCGTGCTTGCCAGCAGAGGCGACTCCATACTTCCGATCCCATTGCGGCGCATCAAGGTCAGGCGTGACAAAGGTGGAATGATCACGCTCATCACCAACGATCTCCAACGCACGGCAATCGAGATTGCGGCGCTTTATAAGAGCCGCTGGCAGATCGAGCTTCTGTTCCGCTGGATCAAGCAGCATCTTAATCTTCGCAAGTTCATGGCAAAAAACGACAACGCTATTCGCCTGCAAATCCTCGCCGCGATGATCGCCTATTTGCTCCTGCGCCTTGCGCGGCGTCTGAACTCCTTGAGGATGCTGGATTTGCGCTTCGCCGAGTTGGTCTGCCAACGCCTGTTCATGCGAAGTCCCATCGCAAAAATCGACAGACCTCCGCCGGTCAACCCGAGCAAGCCGAAGCCCAGATTTTCTTCCGATCAACTGGGCTTCTGCTATGAGTGA
- a CDS encoding cation:proton antiporter — protein MSTFEWIIALLLGAVALSALARRIKVPYPTFLAIGGALIAFVPNSPSWTLEPDLALALFVAPVLLDAAYDTSLRDLRNNWVPVSTLVVAAVGMTTAGVALVARWLMPEIPWAAAVALGAIVAPPDAAAAVAILSQVKLPYRMVKVLEGESLLNDASALLTYRIAVGAVATEHLTWSQVAPTMVLALVGSVVAGYLAARLMPLMIVRITQAPSSIIVQFATTFMVWIGAEHLGLSGILTIVVYAITMARAAPARMPARLRVPSYAVWETMVFVLNVLAFMLIGMQMRPIWTRLDADVRWEYCVAAAWILLTVILVRLAWVTFYRTALRALMARGVYQPKDPKAVASRKGGLIISWCGMRGLVTLATAFALPENFPHRDFIVFSAFAVVLGTLVVQGLTLRPLILFFGLRDDDPVGIEVARARAIAYRAALDAIEDDPSEEAEILRLEYRAVLMQADDDPHGGITNGELPADPLRRRAIEAARKTIFDLRATEVIGDDAFHRIEEELDRAELSAGG, from the coding sequence TTGTCGACTTTCGAATGGATCATCGCGCTTCTGCTCGGCGCTGTTGCATTATCGGCGCTGGCGCGGCGGATCAAGGTCCCCTACCCGACCTTTCTCGCCATCGGTGGCGCGCTGATCGCTTTCGTTCCGAACAGCCCGTCCTGGACGCTGGAGCCCGACCTTGCGCTGGCGCTCTTTGTCGCACCGGTGCTGCTCGATGCCGCTTACGATACCTCGCTGCGCGACCTCCGCAACAACTGGGTTCCGGTCTCGACGCTGGTGGTGGCCGCCGTCGGCATGACGACGGCCGGTGTCGCGCTGGTCGCGCGTTGGCTGATGCCGGAGATCCCCTGGGCCGCCGCGGTGGCGCTCGGCGCGATCGTGGCGCCGCCGGATGCGGCGGCCGCGGTCGCGATCCTGAGCCAGGTGAAGCTACCCTACCGCATGGTGAAGGTGCTGGAGGGCGAGAGCCTGCTCAACGATGCCAGCGCGCTGCTGACCTATCGCATCGCGGTCGGCGCGGTTGCCACGGAGCACCTGACGTGGAGCCAGGTCGCGCCGACCATGGTGCTGGCACTTGTCGGTAGCGTCGTTGCCGGCTATCTCGCCGCGCGATTGATGCCACTGATGATCGTGCGGATCACGCAGGCTCCCAGTTCGATCATCGTCCAGTTCGCCACCACCTTCATGGTCTGGATCGGCGCCGAACATCTCGGCCTGTCCGGCATCCTCACCATCGTCGTCTACGCCATCACGATGGCGCGCGCTGCACCCGCCCGCATGCCGGCGCGGTTGCGGGTGCCGTCCTATGCGGTCTGGGAGACGATGGTGTTCGTGCTCAACGTGCTCGCTTTCATGCTGATCGGCATGCAGATGCGACCGATCTGGACGCGGTTAGATGCGGACGTGCGCTGGGAATATTGCGTAGCGGCTGCCTGGATCCTGCTCACGGTGATCCTGGTGCGGCTCGCCTGGGTGACGTTCTATCGCACGGCGCTGCGGGCGCTGATGGCGCGCGGGGTCTATCAGCCGAAGGATCCGAAGGCGGTCGCCTCGCGCAAAGGCGGGCTGATCATCTCCTGGTGCGGCATGCGTGGCCTGGTCACGCTCGCCACCGCCTTCGCGCTGCCGGAGAACTTTCCTCATCGCGATTTCATCGTCTTCAGTGCCTTCGCGGTCGTGCTTGGCACGCTGGTCGTGCAGGGACTGACGCTGCGCCCGCTGATCCTGTTCTTCGGCCTGCGGGACGACGATCCGGTCGGCATCGAGGTCGCGCGCGCCCGCGCAATCGCCTATCGCGCCGCGCTCGATGCGATCGAGGATGATCCGTCCGAGGAAGCCGAAATCCTGCGGCTGGAGTATCGCGCCGTCCTGATGCAGGCCGACGACGATCCGCACGGGGGCATCACCAATGGCGAACTGCCCGCCGATCCCCTCCGCCGCCGCGCCATCGAGGCCGCGCGAAAAACGATCTTCGACCTGCGCGCAACCGAGGTGATCGGCGACGACGCGTTTCACAGGATCGAGGAAGAGCTCGATCGGGCGGAGCTGAGCGCGGGGGGATGA
- a CDS encoding CoA pyrophosphatase codes for MRPFDDATRRNIAEACAAFARLPDAVEPSALKRAAVAIALTATGEGDDTALLLTLRAASLRAHRGQWALPGGRCDAGETPVEAALRELNEELGLRLGSGEVLGQLDDYPTRSGYLITPVVVWAADSAAIAPNPDEVASVHRIALATIERDDAFDFVAIPESARRVIRFHHQRSLIHAPTAALIYQFREVLAGRHTRVRELEQPVFAWK; via the coding sequence ATGAGACCTTTCGACGATGCCACCAGACGGAATATCGCGGAGGCCTGCGCGGCATTCGCGCGGCTGCCTGACGCGGTCGAGCCGTCGGCATTGAAGCGTGCCGCGGTGGCGATTGCGCTGACCGCGACGGGGGAGGGCGACGACACCGCGCTCCTGCTCACGTTGCGCGCAGCGAGCCTGCGCGCCCATCGCGGTCAATGGGCCTTGCCGGGCGGTCGCTGCGACGCCGGCGAGACGCCGGTCGAAGCCGCGCTGCGCGAGCTCAACGAGGAGCTCGGGCTCAGGCTTGGAAGCGGCGAGGTGCTCGGCCAACTCGACGACTATCCGACACGCTCGGGCTATCTGATCACGCCGGTCGTGGTCTGGGCCGCCGACAGCGCCGCGATCGCGCCGAACCCGGATGAAGTCGCCTCGGTGCACCGCATCGCGCTCGCGACCATCGAGCGCGATGACGCCTTCGATTTCGTCGCGATCCCCGAGAGCGCGCGCCGCGTGATCCGCTTCCATCACCAGCGGAGCCTGATCCACGCGCCGACGGCGGCACTGATCTATCAGTTCCGTGAAGTGCTGGCGGGACGGCACACCCGGGTGCGTGAGCTGGAACAGCCGGTGTTCGCCTGGAAGTGA
- a CDS encoding oleate hydratase — protein MKAYFIGGGIGSLAGAAFLIRDAQLPGRDIVIYEAEPLVGGSLDGALLANGAYSLRGGRMLTTDHYECTWDLLSGIPSLERPGLSVREETAAFNAENPAHSRARLVDRNRFKVDVSTMGFSTRDRLELLRLTEASEETLGASRITDWLSPPFFNSNFWYMWQTTFAFQPWHSAVELKRYLHRFMNEFPRIETLAGVKRTVYNQYDAIVRPLADWLKRQGVQFVRGTRVTDMAFEPEGERLRVRQLTLDRDGRSANVRLEDGDLVFFQNGSMTDASSLGNMTEPPAHLTKAESQGWVLWENIAKGRPAFGNPSAFNASIPESYWLSFTVTCRDPRFFDQMEAFSGNRVGTGGLVTFKDSNWLMSVVLYHQPHFAGQPESVQVFWGYALHPDRIGNFVAKPMSECGGAEILGELCGHLNFDASVFDNAICIPCRMPYITSMFMPRRATDRPLPVPKNSVNLAFVSQFVEIPDDVVFTVEYSVRAAQMAVYQLMKVDRPIPPATRHDKSLAVIFATLEKAFA, from the coding sequence ATGAAGGCGTATTTCATCGGTGGCGGCATTGGATCGCTCGCGGGCGCGGCGTTTCTGATTCGCGACGCGCAGCTGCCGGGGCGGGACATCGTGATCTACGAGGCGGAGCCGCTCGTCGGCGGCAGCCTCGACGGCGCGCTGCTTGCGAACGGCGCCTATTCGCTGCGCGGCGGCCGCATGCTCACCACCGACCATTACGAATGCACCTGGGACCTGCTGTCGGGCATTCCTTCGCTCGAACGTCCCGGGCTGAGCGTGCGCGAGGAGACCGCGGCATTCAACGCGGAAAACCCGGCGCATTCCCGTGCGCGCCTGGTCGATCGCAATCGCTTCAAGGTCGACGTCTCCACCATGGGATTTTCCACGCGCGACCGGCTCGAACTGTTGCGGCTCACCGAGGCATCGGAGGAGACGCTCGGTGCCAGCCGCATCACCGACTGGCTGTCGCCGCCGTTCTTCAACTCCAATTTCTGGTACATGTGGCAGACCACCTTCGCCTTCCAGCCCTGGCACAGCGCGGTCGAGCTGAAGCGCTATCTGCATCGCTTCATGAACGAATTCCCGCGTATCGAAACGCTCGCGGGCGTCAAGCGCACGGTCTACAATCAATACGACGCGATCGTGCGGCCGCTCGCCGACTGGCTGAAGCGGCAGGGCGTGCAGTTCGTGCGGGGCACCCGCGTCACCGACATGGCGTTCGAGCCCGAAGGCGAGCGCTTGCGCGTGCGGCAGTTGACGCTCGACCGCGACGGCCGCAGCGCCAATGTCAGGCTCGAGGATGGCGACCTCGTGTTCTTTCAGAATGGCTCGATGACCGACGCCTCGAGCCTCGGCAACATGACCGAGCCGCCCGCGCATCTGACCAAGGCCGAGAGCCAGGGCTGGGTGCTCTGGGAAAACATCGCCAAGGGCCGCCCGGCGTTCGGCAATCCATCCGCGTTCAACGCGTCGATCCCGGAGTCCTACTGGTTGTCTTTCACCGTCACCTGCCGCGATCCGCGCTTCTTCGACCAAATGGAAGCGTTCTCCGGCAACAGGGTCGGCACCGGCGGGCTCGTGACGTTCAAGGACTCCAACTGGCTGATGTCGGTGGTGCTGTATCATCAGCCGCACTTCGCCGGCCAGCCGGAGAGCGTCCAGGTGTTCTGGGGCTATGCGCTGCATCCCGATCGCATCGGCAATTTCGTCGCCAAGCCGATGTCCGAGTGCGGCGGCGCCGAGATCCTCGGGGAACTCTGCGGCCACCTCAATTTCGATGCGAGCGTGTTCGACAACGCGATCTGCATCCCCTGCCGCATGCCGTACATCACCAGCATGTTCATGCCGCGCAGGGCGACCGACCGGCCGTTGCCGGTACCCAAAAATTCGGTGAACCTGGCCTTCGTGAGCCAGTTCGTCGAGATCCCCGACGACGTCGTTTTCACCGTCGAATACTCGGTGCGGGCCGCGCAGATGGCGGTCTATCAGCTCATGAAGGTCGATCGTCCGATCCCGCCCGCGACCCGCCACGACAAGTCGCTCGCCGTGATCTTCGCGACGCTGGAGAAGGCATTCGCGTGA
- a CDS encoding tetratricopeptide repeat protein: protein MRSFSLIQMSGVALLLPALLALPPGAAHAATGGEPAAVPQADIAPCLAAAADDDMDKATPACAAVIDNEKTAKPDLIKALIARGALLARHDQTDRAIADDSRALLLDPTLADVFNARGELWLKKGDKPKAVQDFGAALKIDPNHEKAKANHKAMAREIERIGAQMAVAGKPSFNCGSAHRPVEKTICANRELADLDREVYAANARVIQEARNAAEAKSLQREQNEFIARRNAGFGRPGYDLKKAMQDRLQKLNGVDGY from the coding sequence ATGCGTTCTTTCTCTCTCATTCAAATGTCCGGCGTGGCGCTGCTCTTGCCAGCGCTCTTGGCGCTTCCGCCTGGCGCGGCTCACGCCGCGACCGGCGGCGAGCCGGCGGCAGTGCCGCAGGCTGACATAGCGCCGTGTCTCGCTGCTGCCGCCGACGACGACATGGACAAGGCTACGCCGGCCTGTGCCGCGGTCATCGATAACGAGAAGACGGCCAAGCCGGACCTGATCAAGGCGCTGATCGCGCGGGGCGCGCTGTTGGCGCGGCATGATCAGACCGATCGCGCGATCGCCGACGACAGCCGCGCGCTGTTGCTCGATCCCACGCTTGCGGACGTCTTCAACGCGCGCGGCGAGCTCTGGCTGAAGAAGGGCGACAAGCCCAAAGCGGTGCAGGACTTTGGCGCGGCGCTGAAGATCGATCCGAACCACGAGAAGGCCAAGGCCAATCACAAAGCGATGGCGCGCGAGATCGAGCGGATCGGTGCCCAGATGGCGGTCGCGGGCAAGCCGAGCTTCAATTGCGGAAGCGCGCACCGTCCGGTGGAGAAGACAATCTGTGCCAACCGCGAGCTTGCCGATCTCGACCGCGAGGTTTACGCGGCGAATGCCCGCGTGATCCAGGAAGCGCGCAACGCGGCCGAAGCGAAGTCGCTGCAGCGCGAGCAGAATGAATTCATCGCGCGCAGGAATGCCGGGTTCGGCCGGCCAGGATATGACTTGAAGAAGGCGATGCAGGATAGGCTGCAAAAGCTGAACGGGGTGGACGGGTACTAG